From a region of the Fusobacterium periodonticum ATCC 33693 genome:
- a CDS encoding threonine/serine exporter family protein, with protein MNYIEVFAAAFSTLFFGIIFNLTGRKLIYSSFAGGLGWYTYLLLYKEMGYSKTAAYLFSAIVITVFSEIIGRLKRTTVTTTLIPALIPLVPGGGIYYTMSFFVENKFQEALEKGRETIFLTMALSVGIFLVATFSQILDRTVKYTKVLKKYRKFKQYKKSHKI; from the coding sequence ATGAATTATATAGAAGTTTTTGCAGCAGCATTTTCAACCTTATTTTTTGGAATTATATTTAATCTTACAGGTAGAAAATTAATATATAGTAGCTTTGCTGGAGGTTTAGGTTGGTATACTTATCTTCTTTTATACAAAGAGATGGGCTATTCTAAAACAGCTGCTTATCTTTTTTCAGCTATAGTAATCACTGTTTTTTCTGAAATAATAGGAAGATTAAAGAGAACAACAGTAACAACTACCTTAATTCCTGCACTTATTCCTCTTGTTCCAGGTGGTGGAATCTACTATACTATGTCATTTTTTGTTGAGAATAAATTCCAAGAAGCTCTTGAAAAGGGAAGAGAAACAATTTTTTTAACAATGGCTCTAAGTGTTGGTATATTCCTAGTGGCAACTTTTTCTCAAATTTTAGATAGAACTGTAAAATATACTAAAGTCTTAAAAAAATATAGAAAATTTAAACAGTATAAAAAGAGTCATAAGATATAG
- a CDS encoding electron transfer flavoprotein subunit beta/FixA family protein: MRIVVCIKQVPDTTEVKIDPVKGTIIRDGVPSIMNPDDKGGLEEALKLKDLHGAEVIVITMGPPQAEAILREAYAMGADRAILITDRKFGGADTLATSNTIAAAIRKIENVDLIVAGRQAIDGDTAQVGPQIAEHLDLPQVSYVKEMKYKEDSKSFVIKRATEDGYFLLELPTPGLVTVLAEANQPRYMNVGAIVDVFERPIETWTFDDIEIDPAKIGLAGSPTKVNKSFTKGVKEPGVLHEVDPKEAANIILEKLKEKFII; this comes from the coding sequence ATGAGAATAGTAGTTTGTATAAAACAAGTTCCAGATACAACTGAAGTTAAAATAGATCCAGTAAAAGGAACAATTATCAGAGACGGTGTTCCTAGTATAATGAACCCTGATGATAAAGGGGGATTAGAAGAAGCTCTAAAATTAAAAGACTTACATGGAGCTGAAGTTATAGTTATAACAATGGGACCACCTCAAGCAGAAGCTATATTAAGAGAAGCTTATGCAATGGGTGCTGATAGAGCAATACTTATAACAGATAGAAAATTTGGAGGAGCAGATACTTTAGCTACTTCTAATACAATAGCTGCTGCAATTAGAAAAATAGAAAATGTTGATTTAATCGTTGCAGGAAGACAAGCAATTGATGGAGATACAGCACAAGTTGGACCTCAAATTGCTGAACACTTAGATCTACCTCAAGTTTCTTATGTAAAAGAAATGAAATATAAAGAAGATTCAAAATCATTTGTTATAAAAAGAGCAACTGAAGATGGATATTTCTTATTAGAACTTCCTACTCCTGGATTAGTAACAGTTCTTGCTGAAGCTAACCAACCTAGATATATGAATGTTGGAGCTATAGTTGATGTTTTTGAAAGACCAATTGAAACTTGGACATTTGATGATATTGAAATAGATCCTGCAAAAATAGGTTTAGCTGGTTCACCAACTAAAGTTAACAAATCATTTACTAAAGGTGTTAAAGAACCTGGTGTATTACATGAAGTTGATCCAAAAGAAGCAGCTAATATTATATTAGAAAAATTAAAAGAAAAATTTATAATCTAA
- a CDS encoding YitT family protein, with protein MLNKYFQILKEYSIVALACIVMAFNINYFFLANKLAEGGIAGISLIIHYLTHMDIGYLYFILNIPLIILSYIFIGKDFLIKTLFATLVLTIFLKFFGDFRGPIDDILMAAIFGGGINGIAIGIVFYAGGSTGGTDIIAKIINKYYGIAIGKILLTIDFIILSMVAFIFGKIIFMYTLISLLVSSKMIDIIQEGIYSAKGVTIITNKVEELRKKIMEDTGRGITLINAKGAYTQKEIGMLYCVVGKYQLMKVKSIVKEIDPMAFMIVNQVHEVIGKGFLGQ; from the coding sequence ATGTTAAACAAATATTTTCAAATTTTAAAAGAATACTCAATTGTTGCTCTAGCTTGTATAGTAATGGCTTTCAATATTAATTATTTCTTTTTAGCTAACAAATTAGCAGAAGGTGGTATTGCAGGTATATCACTTATTATTCACTACTTAACACATATGGACATAGGTTACCTTTATTTTATCTTAAATATTCCCTTAATCATATTATCCTATATCTTTATAGGAAAAGATTTTCTTATAAAAACTTTATTTGCTACACTTGTACTAACAATATTTCTAAAATTTTTTGGAGATTTTAGAGGACCTATTGATGATATTCTTATGGCAGCAATTTTTGGTGGTGGAATAAATGGGATTGCTATTGGAATAGTATTCTATGCAGGTGGTTCTACTGGTGGAACAGATATTATTGCAAAAATAATTAATAAATATTATGGTATTGCCATTGGAAAAATTCTTTTAACTATTGATTTTATCATATTATCTATGGTTGCCTTCATATTTGGAAAAATAATATTTATGTATACTCTTATTTCACTTTTAGTTTCATCAAAAATGATTGATATTATCCAAGAAGGTATTTATAGTGCAAAAGGAGTTACTATAATAACAAATAAAGTTGAAGAGTTAAGAAAAAAAATTATGGAAGATACTGGGCGTGGAATCACTTTAATTAATGCAAAAGGTGCATATACTCAAAAAGAAATTGGAATGCTTTATTGTGTTGTTGGTAAATATCAACTTATGAAAGTAAAAAGTATAGTAAAAGAAATTGATCCTATGGCATTTATGATAGTAAATCAAGTTCATGAAGTTATAGGAAAAGGCTTTTTAGGTCAATAA
- a CDS encoding acyl-CoA dehydrogenase, producing the protein MEFNVPKTHELFRQMIREFVEKEVKPIAAEVDENERFPMETVEKMAKIGIMGIPIPKQYGGAGGDNLMYAMAVEELSKACGTTGVIVSAHTSLGTWPILKFGNEKQKQKYLPKMASGEWIGAFGLTEPNAGTDAAGQQTMAVQDPETGEWILNGAKIFITNAGYAHVYIVFAMTDKSKGLKGISAFIVESGTPGFSIGKKEMKLGIRGSATCELIFENCRIPKENLLGDKGKGFKIAMMTLDGGRIGIASQALGIAAGALDEAINYAKERKQFGRSLAQFQNTQFQIANLDVKVEAARLLVYKAAWRESNNLPYSLDAARAKLFAAETAMEVTTKAVQIFGGYGYTREYPVERMMRDAKITEIYEGTSEVQRMVIAANIIK; encoded by the coding sequence ATGGAATTTAATGTACCTAAAACACATGAACTTTTTAGACAAATGATAAGAGAATTTGTTGAAAAAGAAGTAAAACCTATCGCTGCAGAGGTAGATGAAAACGAAAGATTTCCGATGGAAACTGTTGAAAAGATGGCTAAGATTGGAATAATGGGTATCCCTATACCTAAACAATATGGTGGAGCAGGTGGAGACAACTTAATGTACGCTATGGCTGTTGAAGAATTATCAAAAGCTTGTGGAACTACAGGGGTTATAGTTTCTGCACATACATCTTTAGGAACTTGGCCAATCTTAAAATTTGGTAATGAAAAACAAAAACAAAAATATTTACCAAAAATGGCTAGTGGAGAATGGATAGGAGCTTTTGGACTTACTGAACCAAATGCTGGAACAGATGCTGCTGGACAACAAACTATGGCTGTTCAAGATCCTGAAACAGGAGAATGGATTTTAAATGGGGCAAAAATATTTATAACAAATGCAGGATATGCACATGTTTATATAGTATTTGCTATGACAGATAAATCAAAAGGATTAAAAGGAATATCTGCTTTCATAGTTGAATCTGGTACACCAGGATTCTCTATTGGTAAAAAAGAAATGAAACTTGGAATTAGAGGATCTGCTACTTGTGAATTAATATTTGAAAACTGTAGAATCCCTAAAGAAAACTTATTAGGAGATAAAGGAAAAGGATTTAAAATTGCTATGATGACTCTTGATGGAGGAAGAATAGGAATCGCTTCTCAAGCATTAGGAATAGCTGCTGGAGCATTAGATGAAGCTATAAACTATGCAAAAGAAAGAAAACAATTTGGAAGAAGCTTAGCTCAATTCCAAAATACTCAATTCCAAATAGCTAACTTAGATGTTAAAGTTGAAGCTGCAAGACTTCTAGTTTATAAAGCAGCTTGGAGAGAATCTAACAACTTACCTTATTCTTTAGATGCAGCTAGAGCTAAACTATTCGCTGCTGAAACAGCTATGGAAGTTACAACTAAAGCTGTTCAAATATTTGGAGGATATGGTTATACAAGAGAATATCCAGTTGAAAGAATGATGAGAGATGCTAAAATCACTGAAATCTATGAAGGAACATCAGAAGTTCAAAGAATGGTAATAGCAGCTAATATTATAAAATAA
- a CDS encoding threonine/serine exporter family protein, whose amino-acid sequence MQNDAFIIKVLSTANTIGKILLTSGAETYRVEEAITLVCRRFDLKSESFVTMTCVLTSAKKKDGEVITEVNRIYSVSNNLNKIDRIHKILLDIHKYEIDDLEKEIKKLQIQTVYKKKVLLISYCFAAAFFSLLFDGKFRDFLVAGVGGVLIFYMAYFANKLKLNNFFINTLGGFLVTIFSSFATKLGIVSTPSYSAIGTLMLLVPGLALTNAIRDLINGDLLAGTSRSIEAALVGSALAIGTGFALFTMSYF is encoded by the coding sequence ATGCAAAATGATGCTTTTATTATAAAAGTACTTTCAACTGCCAATACTATTGGAAAAATTTTACTAACAAGTGGGGCTGAAACATATAGAGTAGAAGAGGCTATTACTTTGGTATGTAGAAGATTTGATTTAAAATCAGAATCATTTGTTACTATGACCTGTGTTCTTACTTCAGCAAAAAAGAAAGATGGAGAAGTTATTACAGAAGTTAATAGAATTTATTCAGTTTCTAATAACTTAAATAAAATTGATAGAATACATAAAATTTTGCTTGATATTCATAAATATGAAATAGATGATTTAGAAAAAGAGATAAAAAAACTTCAAATACAAACTGTTTATAAGAAGAAAGTTTTATTAATTTCTTATTGCTTTGCAGCTGCTTTCTTTTCCCTTTTATTTGATGGAAAATTTAGAGATTTTTTAGTTGCAGGAGTTGGTGGAGTTTTAATTTTCTATATGGCCTACTTTGCTAATAAATTAAAACTGAATAACTTTTTTATCAATACCTTAGGAGGCTTTTTAGTTACAATATTTTCGAGTTTTGCTACTAAACTTGGAATTGTATCTACTCCATCTTATTCTGCTATTGGGACACTAATGCTTTTAGTTCCTGGACTTGCTCTTACAAATGCAATAAGAGACTTGATAAATGGTGACCTACTTGCAGGAACTTCAAGAAGTATAGAAGCTGCCTTAGTTGGTTCAGCTTTAGCAATAGGTACAGGTTTTGCTTTATTTACAATGTCATATTTTTAA
- a CDS encoding electron transfer flavoprotein subunit alpha/FixB family protein, producing the protein MNLNDYKGILVYAEQRDGVLQNVGLELLGKATELAYEINKQIALKDAGDELADYASKQAAAIKIADGVLSNHEEDEEVKEKVAEVKANHPDAAKVTALLIGHNVKGLAQDLINAGADKVLVVDKPELKVFDTEAYTQVSSAVINAEKPEIVLFGATTLGRDLAPRVSSRIATGLTADCTKLELLKDKERQLGMTRPAFGGNLMATIVSPDHRPQMATVRPGVMKKLPKSDDRTGDVVDFPVTLDASKMKVKLLEVVKEGGNKVDISEAKILVSGGRGVGTKQNFELLENLAAEIGGIVSSSRAQVDAGNMPHDRQVGQTGKTVRPEVYFACGISGAIQHVAGMEESEFIIAINKDRFAPIFSVADLGIVGDLHKILPILTEEIKKYKANK; encoded by the coding sequence ATGAATTTAAACGATTATAAAGGAATCCTAGTGTACGCTGAACAAAGAGATGGAGTGTTACAAAATGTAGGATTAGAATTATTAGGAAAAGCAACAGAATTAGCATATGAAATAAATAAACAAATAGCTTTAAAAGATGCTGGTGATGAATTAGCTGATTATGCTTCTAAACAAGCAGCAGCTATAAAAATTGCAGATGGGGTTTTATCAAATCATGAAGAAGATGAAGAAGTAAAAGAAAAAGTTGCTGAAGTTAAAGCTAATCACCCAGATGCAGCTAAAGTAACTGCTTTATTAATAGGACACAATGTTAAAGGACTTGCACAAGACTTAATAAATGCAGGAGCAGATAAAGTTTTAGTTGTAGATAAACCTGAATTAAAAGTATTTGATACAGAAGCTTATACACAAGTTTCATCTGCTGTTATAAATGCAGAAAAACCTGAAATAGTTCTATTTGGAGCAACTACTTTAGGAAGAGATTTAGCACCTAGAGTATCTTCAAGAATAGCTACTGGATTAACAGCTGACTGTACAAAACTTGAATTATTAAAAGATAAAGAAAGACAATTAGGAATGACAAGACCTGCATTTGGTGGAAACCTAATGGCAACAATAGTTTCTCCAGATCACAGACCTCAAATGGCTACTGTAAGACCAGGAGTTATGAAAAAATTACCTAAGTCTGATGATAGAACAGGAGATGTAGTTGATTTCCCTGTAACTTTAGATGCTTCTAAAATGAAAGTTAAACTTCTAGAAGTAGTTAAAGAAGGAGGAAACAAAGTAGATATTTCTGAAGCTAAGATATTAGTTTCTGGAGGAAGAGGAGTTGGAACAAAACAAAACTTCGAATTACTAGAAAACTTAGCAGCTGAAATTGGTGGAATAGTTTCTTCTTCAAGAGCACAAGTTGATGCTGGAAACATGCCTCATGACAGACAAGTAGGACAAACTGGTAAAACAGTTAGACCTGAAGTTTACTTCGCATGTGGAATTTCAGGAGCTATCCAACACGTTGCTGGTATGGAAGAATCTGAATTTATCATTGCTATCAACAAAGATAGATTTGCTCCTATATTCTCAGTTGCAGATTTAGGAATAGTTGGAGATTTACATAAAATCTTACCTATCTTAACTGAAGAAATCAAAAAATATAAAGCAAACAAATAG
- a CDS encoding tRNA1(Val) (adenine(37)-N6)-methyltransferase: protein MNKNLESLIPLLNKNLKIIQRSDYFNFSIDSLLISEFVNLTKNTKKILDIGTGNAVIPLFLSKKTSAKIYGVEIQEISYQLALRNININNLNEQIYIIYDNIKNYLKHFTIGSFDIVLSNPPFFKVTENKELLNDLEQLSIARHEVELNLDELIEISSKLVKDRGYFYLVHRADRLSEILVTLQRYNFEAKKIKFCYTTKQKNAKIVLIEAIKNGKVGLTILPPLIINKDNGEYTDEVLKMFE, encoded by the coding sequence ATGAATAAAAATCTTGAAAGTCTTATTCCATTATTAAATAAAAACTTAAAAATAATTCAAAGAAGTGACTACTTTAACTTTTCAATTGATTCACTACTTATTTCTGAATTTGTAAATCTTACAAAAAATACTAAAAAAATTTTAGATATAGGAACAGGAAATGCTGTTATTCCTCTTTTTCTATCTAAAAAAACTTCAGCCAAAATATATGGTGTTGAAATCCAAGAAATATCGTATCAACTTGCTTTAAGAAATATTAACATTAATAATTTAAATGAACAAATATATATAATATATGATAATATAAAAAATTATTTAAAACATTTCACTATTGGCTCATTTGATATAGTTTTATCTAATCCACCTTTTTTTAAAGTGACTGAAAATAAAGAATTATTAAATGATTTAGAACAACTTTCTATTGCAAGACATGAAGTTGAATTAAACTTAGATGAACTTATTGAAATATCATCTAAACTTGTCAAAGACAGAGGATATTTCTATTTAGTACATAGAGCAGATAGACTATCTGAAATACTTGTTACATTACAAAGATATAATTTTGAAGCAAAAAAAATAAAATTTTGTTATACAACTAAGCAGAAAAATGCTAAAATAGTGCTTATAGAAGCAATTAAAAATGGAAAAGTTGGCTTAACTATTCTTCCACCTTTAATCATTAATAAAGATAATGGAGAATACACTGATGAAGTTTTAAAAATGTTTGAATAA
- the hutH gene encoding histidine ammonia-lyase translates to MEVFILEIVLGSKRITLEDLINVTRRGYKVKISDEAYEKIDKARALVDKYVDEARVSYGITTGFGKFAEVSISKEQTGELQKNIVMSHSCSVGNPMPIDIARGVVFLRAVNLAKGHSGARRIVVEKLVELLNKDVTPWIPEKGSVGSSGDLSPLAHMSLVLIGLGKAYYKGELLEGKDALERAGIEPIPALSSKEGLALTNGTQALTSTGAHVLYDAINLSKHLDIVASLTMEGLHGIVDAYDARISEVRGHLGQINTAKNMRNILAGSQNVTKQGVERVQDSYVLRCIPQIHGASKDTLEYVKQKVEIELNAVTDNPLIFVETDEVISGGNFHGQPMALPFDFLGIALAEMANVSERRIEKMVNPAINHGLPAFLVEKGGLNSGFMIVQYSAAALVSENKVLAHPASVDSIPTSANQEDHVSMGSIAAKKSKDILENVRKVIGMELITACQAIDLKGAKDKLSPATKIVYDEVRKAIPYVAEDRPMYIDIHAAEEIVKNNKLVEDVEKAIGQLEF, encoded by the coding sequence ATGGAGGTGTTCATATTGGAAATAGTTTTAGGTAGTAAAAGAATCACTTTAGAAGATTTAATCAATGTAACAAGAAGGGGGTATAAAGTAAAGATATCTGATGAAGCATATGAAAAAATTGATAAAGCTAGAGCTTTAGTTGATAAGTATGTTGATGAAGCAAGAGTATCTTACGGAATTACAACTGGATTTGGAAAATTTGCAGAAGTAAGTATTTCAAAAGAACAAACTGGAGAATTACAAAAAAATATAGTTATGAGCCATTCTTGTAGTGTTGGAAACCCAATGCCAATAGATATAGCAAGAGGTGTTGTTTTCTTAAGAGCAGTAAACTTAGCAAAAGGTCACTCTGGAGCAAGAAGAATAGTTGTTGAAAAATTAGTTGAATTACTTAACAAAGATGTTACTCCTTGGATTCCTGAAAAAGGATCAGTAGGATCTTCTGGTGATTTATCTCCACTAGCACATATGTCATTAGTTCTAATTGGATTAGGAAAAGCATATTATAAAGGAGAATTATTAGAAGGTAAAGATGCTTTAGAAAGAGCAGGAATCGAACCAATCCCAGCACTTTCATCAAAAGAAGGGCTAGCACTTACTAATGGTACTCAAGCATTAACTTCAACAGGAGCTCACGTTTTATACGATGCTATAAACTTATCTAAACACTTAGATATAGTTGCTTCATTAACTATGGAAGGTTTACATGGTATTGTAGATGCTTACGATGCTAGAATTAGTGAAGTAAGAGGACATTTAGGACAAATAAATACTGCTAAAAATATGAGAAATATATTAGCTGGAAGTCAAAATGTTACTAAACAAGGTGTTGAAAGAGTACAAGATTCTTATGTTTTAAGATGTATCCCTCAAATACACGGAGCAAGTAAAGATACTTTAGAATATGTAAAACAAAAAGTTGAAATAGAATTAAATGCAGTAACAGATAATCCATTAATATTTGTTGAAACAGATGAAGTTATCTCAGGAGGAAACTTCCACGGACAACCTATGGCATTACCATTTGATTTCTTAGGAATAGCTTTAGCTGAAATGGCTAACGTATCTGAAAGAAGAATAGAAAAAATGGTAAACCCAGCAATAAACCACGGATTACCTGCTTTCCTAGTAGAAAAAGGTGGATTAAATTCAGGATTCATGATAGTTCAATACAGTGCAGCAGCTCTTGTATCTGAAAACAAAGTTTTAGCTCACCCAGCATCTGTTGACTCTATACCAACATCTGCTAACCAAGAAGACCATGTATCTATGGGTTCTATTGCAGCTAAAAAATCAAAAGATATACTTGAAAATGTTAGAAAAGTAATAGGAATGGAACTAATAACTGCTTGTCAAGCTATCGATTTAAAAGGAGCTAAAGATAAATTATCTCCAGCAACTAAAATAGTTTATGATGAAGTTAGAAAAGCAATTCCTTATGTTGCAGAAGATAGACCTATGTACATAGATATACATGCAGCAGAAGAAATAGTAAAAAATAACAAATTAGTTGAAGATGTAGAAAAAGCAATAGGACAATTAGAGTTTTAA
- a CDS encoding ROK family protein — MYQKEIKQGNENIIFHSIYFTEDSFSIPDLTKITNMTFPTVKRVVNEFLEKNIIIEWTLSSGGVGRRAVKYKYNPDFCYSVGVSINEEKIKFVLINTIGKIFQSKIIDAQNENFIDFLTKNLKSFIDEIDENYLAKVIGVGISIPGIYNKEDHFLEFNNTDRYESTIIKEIEKNINLPIWVENEANMSILAEAIINKYKDLEDFTVINISNKVTCSTFHKFGNKSEDYFFKASRVHHMVVDYENQKKVGDCISFKVLKNEILEAFPKINSLEDFFSNKTYRESKKGKEILNKYLTYMGIILKNLLFTYNPKKLIICGDLSQFGSYLLDDILNIVYEKNHIFYRGKETIVFSEFKGTSSIIGAALFPIVDNLM; from the coding sequence ATGTATCAAAAAGAAATTAAACAAGGCAATGAAAATATCATATTTCATTCTATTTATTTTACAGAAGATTCTTTTTCTATCCCAGATTTAACAAAAATAACTAATATGACTTTTCCTACTGTAAAAAGAGTTGTAAATGAATTTTTAGAAAAAAATATAATAATAGAGTGGACTTTAAGTAGTGGTGGAGTTGGGAGACGGGCAGTAAAGTATAAATATAATCCTGATTTTTGTTATTCAGTTGGTGTAAGTATTAATGAGGAAAAAATTAAATTTGTTTTAATCAATACAATTGGAAAAATTTTTCAATCTAAAATAATAGATGCACAAAACGAAAATTTTATTGATTTTCTTACAAAAAATTTAAAAAGTTTTATTGATGAAATTGATGAAAACTACTTAGCTAAGGTTATTGGAGTTGGGATTTCTATTCCTGGAATTTACAATAAAGAAGATCATTTTCTTGAATTCAATAATACAGATAGATATGAATCAACTATTATAAAAGAGATAGAAAAAAATATTAATTTACCTATTTGGGTAGAAAATGAAGCTAATATGTCTATATTAGCAGAGGCTATAATCAATAAATACAAAGATTTAGAAGATTTTACAGTCATCAATATAAGTAACAAAGTTACTTGTTCTACATTTCATAAATTTGGAAACAAGAGTGAAGATTATTTTTTTAAAGCAAGTAGAGTACATCATATGGTAGTAGACTATGAAAATCAAAAAAAAGTTGGAGATTGCATCTCTTTTAAAGTCTTAAAAAATGAGATTTTAGAGGCCTTTCCTAAAATAAATTCATTAGAAGATTTTTTCTCTAATAAAACTTATAGAGAGAGTAAAAAAGGCAAGGAAATACTTAATAAATATTTAACTTATATGGGTATAATTTTAAAAAATTTGCTTTTTACATACAATCCTAAAAAACTTATTATCTGTGGAGATTTATCTCAATTTGGTTCTTACCTTTTAGATGATATTTTAAATATAGTTTATGAAAAAAATCATATTTTTTATAGAGGAAAGGAAACTATAGTTTTTTCTGAATTTAAAGGTACTTCTTCTATTATAGGAGCTGCATTATTTCCCATAGTAGATAATTTAATGTAA
- a CDS encoding CobW family GTP-binding protein: protein MKILLISGFLGAGKTTFIKEMAKNINLEFVVLENEYADIGVDKDFLDEKNLDVWEMSEGCICCSMKGNFKSSIKRIYSEINPEYLLIEPTGLGMLSSIIENIKELNNEDINILRPISLIDVTSFDEYLESFNNFFLDNLKNTGRVILTKLENISPIEVENIKNRILELNVDLEIETNDYRNYPKEWFAELLNRNLENKVIDKNFSMGTHINLRTFSKENINLKTMDELGLLLNRLVNGDFGKVYRAKGIIKIDGYWGKFNLVYKNFEMEAIEKAEITKIVVIGNNLDIENLKNI, encoded by the coding sequence ATGAAAATTTTATTAATAAGTGGTTTTCTAGGTGCTGGAAAGACTACTTTTATAAAAGAAATGGCAAAGAATATTAACCTAGAATTTGTTGTTCTTGAAAATGAATATGCAGATATAGGTGTAGATAAAGATTTTTTAGATGAAAAAAATTTAGATGTTTGGGAGATGTCAGAAGGTTGTATATGTTGCTCTATGAAGGGAAATTTTAAATCTTCTATAAAGAGAATTTACTCTGAGATAAACCCTGAGTATCTTTTAATAGAACCTACAGGACTTGGGATGTTAAGTTCAATTATAGAGAACATAAAAGAACTTAATAATGAAGATATTAATATTCTAAGACCTATAAGCTTAATAGATGTGACTTCATTTGACGAATATTTAGAAAGTTTCAATAATTTCTTTTTAGATAATCTAAAAAATACAGGAAGGGTTATTTTAACTAAATTAGAAAATATAAGCCCAATTGAAGTAGAAAATATTAAAAATAGAATTTTAGAATTAAATGTTGATTTAGAAATTGAAACAAATGATTATAGAAACTATCCTAAAGAATGGTTTGCTGAATTATTGAATAGAAATCTAGAAAATAAAGTTATTGATAAAAATTTTTCTATGGGTACTCATATAAATTTGAGAACTTTTTCAAAAGAAAATATCAATCTAAAAACTATGGACGAGTTAGGTTTACTTTTAAATAGATTAGTTAATGGTGATTTTGGAAAAGTATATAGAGCTAAAGGTATAATAAAAATTGATGGTTATTGGGGAAAATTTAACTTAGTTTACAAAAACTTTGAAATGGAAGCTATAGAAAAGGCTGAGATAACTAAAATTGTAGTTATTGGGAATAATTTAGATATAGAAAATCTAAAGAATATATAA